A part of Bacteroidota bacterium genomic DNA contains:
- a CDS encoding BON domain-containing protein, with translation MFKKAFGMDVDEGKEQEQIQNHISMAFGDKINGLNIAYADETVTISGEADSLATKQKAVLMAGNVKGVEAVNDMLTVAEPELRHYTIQSGDSLSKIAKEVYGSFDKWEALFAANREVIKDPDLIYPGQIILIPEL, from the coding sequence ATGTTTAAAAAGGCCTTCGGCATGGACGTTGACGAAGGTAAAGAACAGGAGCAGATCCAGAATCACATTTCCATGGCGTTTGGCGATAAAATCAATGGATTGAACATTGCCTATGCAGACGAAACCGTAACCATCTCCGGTGAAGCTGATTCTCTTGCTACCAAGCAGAAAGCTGTACTTATGGCTGGTAACGTTAAAGGCGTGGAAGCTGTAAATGATATGTTGACTGTTGCTGAGCCTGAGCTCCGCCACTACACCATCCAGAGCGGTGACTCGCTTTCTAAAATTGCCAAAGAAGTTTATGGCAGTTTCGACAAGTGGGAAGCACTGTTTGCAGCAAACAGAGAAGTAATCAAAGATCCTGATCTCATCTACCCGGGTCAGATTATCCTGATTCCTGAGCTGTAG